The Bradyrhizobium ottawaense genome window below encodes:
- a CDS encoding cytochrome P450, protein MNEHVQGAGGAPLFNPLSPDFIRDPYPHYDRLRTIDPIHVTPFGQFVTSRHADVSLVMRDKRFGKDFVERTTRRYGEKIMDEPVFRSMSHWMLQADPPDHTRLRGLVVKAFTARRVEDMRPRIQAIVDQAIDAVIDRGHMDLIEDFAFRLPVTIICEMLGIPEDHREVFYKSSRDGGRLLDPVPLTAEEIRKGNEGNLMAQMYFQQLFELRRKNPGDDLTTQLVQAEEDGNKLTNEELTANIILLFGAGHETTVNLIGNGLLALHRNPDQLALLKARPELMEGAIEEFLRYDSSVQMTGRVALEEIEDLGGKRIPKGETVLCLLGSANRDPAVYPDRPDRLDVTRQNVKPLSFGGGIHFCLGAQLARIEAEIAIATLLRRLPDLRIDDVENPEWRPTFVLRGLKRLPASW, encoded by the coding sequence ATGAACGAGCACGTGCAAGGCGCCGGCGGCGCGCCGCTGTTCAACCCGCTGTCGCCGGACTTCATCCGCGATCCCTATCCGCACTATGACCGGCTGCGCACGATCGATCCGATCCACGTGACGCCGTTCGGCCAGTTCGTCACCAGTCGCCACGCCGACGTCAGCCTCGTGATGCGCGACAAGCGCTTCGGCAAGGATTTCGTCGAGCGCACGACGCGCCGCTATGGCGAGAAGATCATGGACGAGCCAGTGTTCCGCAGCATGAGCCATTGGATGCTGCAGGCCGATCCGCCGGATCACACCCGCCTGCGCGGCCTCGTCGTAAAGGCCTTCACCGCGCGCCGGGTCGAGGACATGCGGCCGCGCATCCAGGCGATCGTCGACCAGGCCATCGATGCCGTGATCGATCGCGGCCACATGGACCTGATCGAGGATTTCGCCTTCCGCCTGCCCGTCACCATCATCTGCGAGATGCTCGGCATCCCCGAGGACCATCGCGAGGTCTTCTACAAGAGCTCGCGTGACGGCGGCCGGCTACTCGACCCCGTGCCCCTCACTGCCGAGGAGATCAGGAAGGGCAACGAGGGCAACCTGATGGCGCAGATGTATTTCCAGCAGCTGTTCGAGCTGCGCCGCAAAAATCCCGGGGACGATCTCACCACCCAGCTGGTGCAGGCCGAGGAGGACGGCAACAAGCTCACAAACGAGGAGCTGACCGCCAACATCATCCTGTTGTTCGGCGCCGGCCACGAGACCACGGTGAACCTGATCGGCAACGGCCTTTTGGCGCTCCACCGCAATCCGGACCAGCTTGCGCTGCTCAAGGCGCGCCCCGAGCTGATGGAAGGCGCGATCGAGGAATTTTTGCGCTACGATTCCTCGGTGCAGATGACCGGCCGCGTCGCGCTGGAGGAGATCGAGGATCTCGGCGGCAAGAGGATCCCCAAGGGCGAGACCGTGCTGTGCCTGCTGGGCTCGGCCAACCGCGATCCCGCAGTCTATCCTGACCGGCCGGACCGGCTCGATGTTACCCGCCAGAACGTGAAACCGTTGTCGTTCGGCGGCGGCATCCATTTCTGCCTGGGTGCCCAATTGGCGCGCATCGAGGCCGAGATCGCCATTGCCACCCTGCTGCGGCGGCTGCCCGATCTGCGCATCGACGACGTCGAAAACCCGGAATGGCGGCCGACCTTCGTGCTGCGTGGCCTCAAGCGGCTGCCGGCGAGCTGGTGA
- a CDS encoding DUF2336 domain-containing protein translates to MNGAKTLLQDLDDAIARGTDESRAKALWHATDILITGRYSDDEISMFGEVIGRLADEIEVAARAQLSELMSACDHAPLNVIEKLALDDEIEVAGPVLRDSTRLDEKMLVESAMTKGQSHLLAIAQRKSIGEAVTDVLVKRGDQEVVTSVARNEGARFSGSGLLHMVRRAEGDSILAEQLGLRKDVPRHIFQQLISKASEDVRRRLETERPEMMAQIQSSVTEVTGDLQSKFGPSSRSYFVAKRVVTTQYRQGNLNQDSISNYARQHRFDEVQIGLSLLSALPVDVIERAMMDRNREMILVLCKALDFSWDTTMSLLFLGAKDHLITARELHDNERDFGRLKIETSRSVLKFYQSRKTAGDSTAGGRQPELQVH, encoded by the coding sequence ATGAACGGGGCGAAAACGCTTCTACAGGATCTGGACGACGCGATCGCGCGCGGCACTGACGAGAGCCGGGCGAAGGCGTTGTGGCATGCGACCGACATTCTGATCACCGGCCGCTACAGCGACGACGAGATCAGCATGTTCGGCGAGGTCATCGGGCGGCTCGCCGACGAGATCGAGGTCGCCGCGCGCGCGCAGCTCTCGGAGCTGATGTCGGCATGCGATCATGCTCCGCTCAACGTCATCGAAAAGCTGGCGCTCGACGACGAGATCGAGGTCGCCGGTCCCGTGCTGCGCGACTCCACTCGTCTCGACGAGAAGATGCTGGTCGAGAGCGCCATGACCAAGGGCCAATCGCATCTACTCGCAATCGCCCAGCGCAAATCGATCGGCGAGGCCGTCACCGACGTGCTGGTCAAGCGCGGCGATCAGGAGGTCGTGACCTCGGTGGCCAGGAACGAGGGCGCGCGCTTCTCCGGTTCGGGCCTGTTGCACATGGTCCGCCGCGCCGAAGGCGATTCGATCCTCGCCGAGCAGCTCGGCCTGCGCAAGGACGTGCCGCGCCACATCTTCCAGCAGCTGATCTCGAAGGCGTCGGAAGACGTCCGCCGCCGCCTCGAGACCGAGCGGCCCGAAATGATGGCGCAGATCCAGAGCTCGGTGACCGAGGTCACCGGCGATCTTCAGTCCAAGTTCGGCCCGTCCTCGCGCAGCTATTTCGTCGCCAAGCGCGTGGTGACGACGCAGTATCGCCAGGGCAACCTCAACCAGGATTCGATCTCGAACTATGCGCGCCAGCACCGCTTCGACGAGGTGCAGATCGGCCTGTCGCTGCTGTCGGCGCTGCCGGTCGACGTGATCGAGCGCGCGATGATGGACCGCAACCGCGAGATGATTCTGGTGCTGTGCAAGGCGCTCGACTTCTCCTGGGACACGACCATGTCGCTGCTGTTCCTCGGCGCCAAGGATCATCTGATCACGGCGCGCGAGCTGCACGACAACGAGCGGGATTTCGGCCGGCTGAAGATCGAGACCTCGCGCAGCGTCTTGAAGTTCTACCAGTCGCGCAAGACCGCCGGCGATTCCACCGCGGGCGGCCGTCAGCCCGAGCTTCAGGTCCACTGA
- a CDS encoding cyclophilin-like fold protein, whose product MSRRCFTRRTVVGGLVAIAAVPGSVAGLTVTNAAGRTGAANMQMRCAFDRHSFTATLLDNPSARDLVALLPLDLAIEDYSTNEKIAYLPRKLTELDSVPFADEAPGDLCYFAPWGNLAFFHGSYRYSKGLIRLGHLDGGAQPLLTRGKYPLRLELLS is encoded by the coding sequence ATGTCCAGACGTTGCTTCACGCGCCGGACCGTTGTCGGCGGCCTCGTGGCCATCGCCGCGGTGCCCGGCTCCGTCGCCGGCCTCACCGTGACGAACGCCGCCGGGCGGACGGGAGCTGCGAACATGCAGATGCGATGCGCCTTCGACCGCCACAGTTTTACGGCAACCCTTCTGGACAACCCGTCGGCGAGGGACCTCGTCGCTCTGCTGCCGCTCGACCTCGCCATCGAGGACTATTCGACCAACGAGAAGATCGCCTATCTGCCGCGCAAGCTGACGGAGCTCGACAGCGTCCCGTTCGCCGACGAGGCGCCGGGCGATCTCTGCTACTTCGCGCCCTGGGGCAATCTCGCCTTCTTCCACGGCAGCTATCGCTACTCGAAGGGCTTGATCCGTCTCGGCCATCTCGACGGCGGCGCTCAGCCCCTGCTCACGCGCGGAAAATATCCGCTGCGGCTCGAGCTTCTCTCCTGA
- the rpsU gene encoding 30S ribosomal protein S21, with product MHVLVRDNNVEQALRVLKKKMQREGVFREMKQRRSYEKPSERKTREKSEAIRRARKLARKQAIREGLLPAPPKKKPFERKPPLPEVKARTE from the coding sequence TTGCACGTACTTGTCAGGGACAACAATGTTGAGCAGGCACTCCGTGTTCTCAAGAAGAAGATGCAGCGCGAGGGCGTCTTCCGGGAAATGAAACAACGGCGTTCCTATGAAAAGCCGTCCGAGAGAAAGACCCGCGAGAAATCTGAAGCGATTCGTCGCGCCCGCAAGCTTGCCCGGAAGCAGGCGATCAGGGAGGGGTTGCTGCCCGCGCCGCCGAAAAAGAAGCCCTTTGAACGCAAGCCGCCCTTGCCGGAAGTCAAAGCACGGACGGAGTAG
- a CDS encoding ATP-binding protein, whose translation MSLDPDHRVLVFAPIGRDGPASTELFRGASLEAVNCRDLSALVSAMTEGVGAVFLAEEGLFGRDTAPLAQWIERQPPWSDLPFVVLTSHREQPAVVAWRRSIVELLRNVSLLERPVQPITLTSAIQSAIRARRRQYEIRALLEAREQTAQELEKLVVERTRELKEANEQLRLEMNERARVEETLRQAQKIEAIGQLTGGVAHDFNNLLMVISGGLDMLDRQTDPNRRRRLMDGMIQAAQRGASLTKQLLAFSRRQKLRPEPVDVAAQIGGMRELLDRSLRGDVHVEFEFPDSLWPVEVDPGELELVILNLAVNARDAMPNGGTILVRGENLPELNDAEIAGDYVRLSVIDTGVGMAPEILSRVFEPFFTTKDVGKGSGLGLAQVHGFATQSRGTVRIQSEAGRGTSIELYLPRSFDVPSSERHLIDLTRVRPKKSNQGRILLVEDDDEVAALVAEMLGQLGYEVTRAASAAAALGALADGRSVDVIFSDIMMPGGMNGVELAHEIKRRRNDIPVLLTSGYAEASVHEAQAAGIQILAKPYHIDELSAALSAARSSLRLDAGSKRSGSY comes from the coding sequence ATGAGCCTCGACCCGGATCACCGCGTTCTCGTATTCGCCCCGATCGGCCGCGACGGGCCGGCATCGACCGAACTCTTTCGCGGCGCGAGCCTGGAGGCGGTCAACTGCCGCGATCTGTCCGCGCTCGTCAGCGCGATGACCGAAGGCGTGGGCGCGGTCTTCCTGGCCGAGGAAGGATTGTTCGGGAGAGACACGGCGCCGCTGGCACAATGGATCGAGCGCCAACCGCCGTGGTCCGACCTCCCTTTTGTCGTTCTCACCAGCCATCGAGAACAGCCGGCGGTCGTCGCGTGGCGACGCAGTATCGTCGAGCTTCTCCGTAACGTCTCGCTGCTCGAACGGCCGGTTCAGCCGATCACGCTGACCAGCGCCATCCAGTCGGCGATCAGGGCACGCCGGCGTCAATATGAAATCCGGGCTCTGCTCGAGGCCCGCGAGCAGACCGCGCAGGAGCTCGAGAAGCTGGTGGTCGAGCGGACGCGCGAGCTGAAGGAAGCCAACGAGCAACTGCGTCTCGAAATGAACGAGCGCGCTCGCGTCGAGGAGACGCTTCGCCAGGCTCAGAAGATCGAAGCCATCGGCCAGCTCACCGGCGGCGTAGCTCACGACTTCAACAACCTGCTGATGGTGATTTCCGGCGGCCTCGACATGCTCGACCGCCAGACGGACCCCAACCGCCGTCGCCGCTTGATGGACGGGATGATCCAGGCGGCGCAGCGCGGGGCCAGCCTGACCAAGCAGCTTCTGGCGTTTTCGCGCCGACAGAAGCTGCGCCCGGAACCCGTCGACGTCGCCGCACAGATCGGCGGCATGCGCGAGCTGCTCGATCGAAGCCTGAGAGGCGACGTCCATGTCGAGTTCGAATTTCCGGATTCGCTGTGGCCGGTGGAGGTCGATCCCGGGGAGCTCGAGCTGGTGATCCTCAACCTGGCCGTCAATGCCCGCGACGCCATGCCGAACGGCGGCACGATCCTCGTCCGCGGCGAAAACCTGCCCGAGCTGAACGACGCGGAGATCGCCGGCGACTATGTCCGGCTGTCCGTGATCGACACAGGTGTCGGCATGGCTCCGGAGATCCTGTCGCGGGTCTTCGAGCCCTTCTTCACGACCAAGGACGTCGGCAAGGGCTCGGGACTTGGGCTCGCGCAGGTCCATGGATTTGCGACGCAGTCTCGGGGCACGGTCCGCATTCAATCGGAGGCCGGCCGGGGCACCAGCATCGAACTGTACCTGCCGCGATCGTTCGATGTCCCTTCGAGCGAGCGGCACCTCATCGACCTCACCAGGGTGCGACCGAAGAAAAGCAACCAGGGCCGAATCCTGCTGGTCGAAGACGACGACGAGGTTGCCGCACTGGTCGCCGAGATGCTCGGCCAACTCGGTTACGAAGTCACACGCGCCGCCAGCGCTGCCGCGGCTCTCGGCGCTTTGGCCGATGGTCGCTCCGTCGATGTGATCTTTTCGGACATCATGATGCCCGGCGGCATGAATGGGGTTGAACTCGCACACGAGATCAAACGGCGTCGCAACGACATACCGGTTCTGCTGACCAGCGGCTACGCCGAAGCCTCCGTCCATGAGGCGCAGGCGGCGGGCATCCAGATCCTGGCGAAGCCCTACCACATCGACGAGCTGTCTGCGGCGCTGAGCGCGGCGAGGTCAAGTCTACGGCTCGATGCAGGATCAAAGCGCTCGGGTTCGTACTGA
- a CDS encoding cold-shock protein yields the protein MTTGTVKWFNGQKGFGFIQPNDGSNDVFVHISAVERAGLAGLAEGQKVNFETKTDKMRGKVSAENLSLA from the coding sequence ATGACGACAGGTACCGTCAAGTGGTTCAACGGCCAAAAGGGCTTCGGTTTCATTCAACCCAACGACGGCAGCAATGATGTGTTCGTTCACATCAGCGCTGTTGAGAGAGCTGGCCTTGCCGGCCTCGCAGAGGGGCAAAAGGTCAACTTCGAGACCAAGACCGACAAGATGCGAGGTAAAGTCAGCGCCGAGAACCTCTCGCTGGCTTGA
- a CDS encoding DUF6894 family protein has protein sequence MSQFYFDIWDGEAIVVDEEGLDLASRRAAEVEAALSLADIAKQLEPSPAAMAWPSMSGMRAVWC, from the coding sequence ATGTCGCAATTCTACTTCGACATCTGGGACGGTGAAGCGATCGTCGTAGACGAAGAAGGCCTGGATCTGGCCAGCCGACGGGCCGCGGAGGTCGAGGCCGCGTTGTCTCTTGCCGACATTGCCAAGCAGCTTGAGCCGTCGCCAGCAGCGATGGCCTGGCCATCAATGTCCGGGATGCGAGCGGTCTGGTGTTGA
- a CDS encoding TetR/AcrR family transcriptional regulator produces the protein MSRLRTRPTRDDTRDKLFEAAARVFEEDGIGGASIEAIAAAAGFTRGAFYSNFRSKDELIIAMLEDHVEQSIRRNLDILARHDNLDDFIAALKAMDRTRQDPLARSPLLHMEMILFVARAEKRRPELAKRLRARRKLVADIVEATLKSNGRNDNLNPPWMASVVLALEDGFRLHRLIDPETTPADSFLRAITDLRRRTGLASE, from the coding sequence ATGTCAAGGCTGAGAACCAGGCCGACCAGGGACGACACGCGCGACAAATTGTTCGAGGCGGCCGCGCGCGTGTTCGAGGAGGACGGCATCGGCGGCGCCAGCATCGAGGCGATCGCGGCGGCGGCGGGCTTCACCCGCGGCGCGTTCTATTCCAACTTTAGAAGCAAGGACGAGCTGATCATCGCCATGCTCGAGGACCATGTCGAGCAGTCGATCCGGCGCAACCTCGACATCCTTGCCCGGCACGACAATCTCGACGACTTCATCGCGGCGTTGAAAGCGATGGACCGCACCAGGCAGGATCCCCTCGCCCGCTCGCCGCTCCTGCACATGGAGATGATCCTGTTCGTCGCCCGCGCCGAGAAGCGCCGCCCCGAGCTCGCCAAACGCCTGCGCGCGCGGCGCAAGCTGGTGGCCGACATCGTCGAGGCGACGTTGAAGAGCAACGGACGGAACGACAATCTGAACCCGCCCTGGATGGCCTCCGTCGTGCTGGCGCTCGAAGACGGCTTTCGCCTGCACCGGCTGATCGATCCCGAGACGACGCCCGCGGACAGCTTTCTGCGCGCGATCACGGATTTGCGGCGGAGGACGGGGCTGGCATCGGAGTAA
- a CDS encoding AsmA family protein, with translation MQTTLLGLAIAFIIALLAALIGPYYVDWNQFRPQFEAEAGKIIGVPVRVAGELDARLLPAPTLRLRQVTFGGNNDLGRLRADKLDVEFSLGSLMRGEWRATELSVGGMAVDLGLDARGRVDLPSTASGTFNLASLAIERLNLTGRIALHDAASRSTLELNDIAFSGDVRSLAGSVRGDGRFTAAGVRYPFRVSSGPSADGSATRLHLNIDPGERAILADLEGVLAFDNRLPKFDGALTLAVPTVKKAGEAGPTPWKLTTKLKADPAGAKFEQIDANFGAEDNALKLGGVGDLRFGAAPLLRAVLSARQVDADKLAGKDDAEPLRILPALRAGLAAIPQAPIPAQIEFNSDQIMLGGRPLQNIAAELQTDGRSWTFQRLELRAPGMTQLSLNGAAPGADSFSGRLSVESSDPDALVAWLQGRSEINRRSTRPLRLAGDVTIAANHLAIDRLKADIEGGTVEGRIAFVQTGASKGSRIDAELKADRLNLDAAASFVRALAGPQVEWPEEAKLSLDIGRAISAGQELRPFAAKLAFGPASLSLQQLRFGQASGVTTEASGSFDRTKATGKLALKSSANSLRELTALVEPFAPAVRARFDAIPSLPGATRLKLDLSLDKNAEHADRSNARAVLDLDAPQLKATATLAAQMPAAAVNGVDIDKLRNSDFTLDSKVSAPQAGALLVLLGLDRVVAAGEGASQFEGKLTGAWRRPLQLNAKLSGGGLDADAQGSVELSESKASVNLRVRKANLAPLFGTSPADKSMQAVSLSSRLTLSGNRLTFDDLDGNAAGSHLRGHLAVTLDQERSVDGEVGLDTLDLAPALAMAIGAAGHESGEPLSAGLLGGWRGRIAFQALRGMLPGGIELRPFGGTLRSDGQSLALDALKGGLSGGEMSASFDARNGANGLALNARIDLSNVDAATLRYRDLALPKGRATVQMALTSQGRSVAALTGALAGNGTVTLDSAEIGGLNPRAFEIAIRASDGGQVADDNRLRQLVEPALAAAPIAVASAQIPFTIRDGRLRVGATPLEAKNARAIVSGGYDIPADQADIRASLTPIMTGLSGAPPEIQLFAAGPPDRLNRTIDLAPLSSWLAVRTIDRETRRLDAIERGEPPPATAALPTLVSPDPAPEQAPVNVPLPGQDPRRAPSKPKAAPLPKAPQAAPAAPSPPLAQQLAPLPPAIDVKPAPGPPPAKPKPKPPLVLTPQNP, from the coding sequence GTGCAGACGACGCTGCTCGGATTGGCGATTGCCTTCATCATTGCGCTGCTGGCCGCGCTGATCGGGCCTTACTACGTCGACTGGAACCAGTTCAGGCCCCAGTTTGAGGCGGAGGCTGGCAAGATCATCGGCGTACCGGTGCGGGTCGCGGGCGAGCTCGACGCGCGGCTGTTGCCGGCGCCGACGCTGCGGCTGCGCCAGGTCACCTTCGGCGGCAACAACGATCTCGGTCGCCTGCGCGCCGACAAGCTCGACGTCGAGTTCAGCCTGGGCTCCTTGATGCGCGGCGAATGGCGCGCCACCGAGCTTTCGGTGGGCGGCATGGCGGTCGACCTCGGCCTCGATGCCCGGGGGCGGGTCGATTTGCCCTCCACCGCGAGCGGCACCTTCAATCTGGCCTCCCTCGCCATCGAGCGGCTGAATCTCACCGGCCGCATTGCGCTTCACGATGCCGCCAGCCGCTCGACGCTGGAGCTGAACGACATCGCCTTCTCCGGCGACGTCCGCTCGCTCGCGGGCTCGGTGCGCGGCGACGGCAGATTCACCGCCGCCGGGGTGCGCTATCCGTTCCGCGTCTCGTCGGGCCCGAGCGCCGACGGCAGCGCCACCCGTCTCCACCTCAACATCGATCCCGGCGAGCGCGCCATCCTCGCCGATCTCGAAGGCGTGCTCGCCTTCGACAACCGCCTGCCGAAATTCGACGGTGCGCTGACGCTGGCCGTGCCGACGGTCAAGAAGGCGGGCGAGGCGGGTCCGACGCCGTGGAAGCTCACGACCAAGCTCAAGGCGGATCCGGCCGGCGCGAAGTTCGAGCAGATCGACGCGAACTTCGGCGCTGAAGACAATGCGCTGAAGCTCGGCGGCGTCGGCGACCTCAGATTCGGCGCCGCGCCGCTGCTGCGCGCGGTGCTGTCGGCGCGCCAGGTCGATGCCGACAAGCTCGCGGGCAAGGACGATGCCGAGCCGCTCCGCATCCTGCCGGCGCTGCGCGCGGGGCTGGCTGCCATTCCGCAGGCGCCGATCCCGGCGCAGATCGAGTTCAACTCCGACCAGATCATGCTCGGTGGCCGCCCGCTGCAGAACATCGCGGCCGAGCTTCAGACCGATGGACGATCCTGGACGTTCCAGCGGCTCGAGCTGCGCGCGCCCGGCATGACGCAGCTCTCGCTCAACGGCGCAGCCCCGGGCGCCGACAGTTTCAGCGGCCGTCTCAGCGTCGAATCCTCCGATCCTGACGCGCTGGTGGCCTGGCTCCAGGGCCGCAGCGAGATCAACCGCCGCAGCACGCGGCCGCTGCGTCTTGCCGGCGACGTGACGATCGCCGCCAACCATCTCGCCATCGACAGGCTGAAGGCCGACATCGAAGGCGGCACCGTCGAGGGCCGCATCGCCTTCGTGCAAACAGGCGCGAGCAAGGGCTCGCGGATCGACGCCGAGCTCAAAGCCGACCGTCTCAACCTCGATGCCGCCGCAAGCTTCGTGCGCGCGCTTGCGGGGCCCCAAGTCGAATGGCCGGAAGAGGCAAAGCTCTCGCTCGATATCGGCCGCGCGATCTCCGCCGGCCAGGAGCTGCGGCCGTTCGCGGCAAAGCTCGCTTTCGGCCCCGCATCGCTGTCGCTGCAGCAGCTGCGCTTCGGCCAGGCCAGCGGCGTGACCACGGAGGCAAGCGGCAGCTTCGACCGCACCAAAGCCACCGGCAAGCTCGCGCTGAAATCCTCGGCCAATTCGCTGCGCGAGCTCACCGCGTTAGTCGAGCCGTTTGCGCCCGCGGTGCGCGCGCGTTTCGATGCCATCCCGTCATTGCCAGGCGCGACCCGCCTCAAGCTCGATCTCAGCCTCGACAAGAATGCCGAGCATGCCGATCGCAGCAATGCCCGCGCCGTGCTTGATCTCGACGCGCCGCAGCTCAAGGCGACGGCGACGCTGGCCGCGCAGATGCCGGCGGCGGCGGTCAACGGCGTCGATATCGACAAATTGCGCAACAGCGACTTCACGCTGGACTCGAAGGTATCGGCCCCGCAGGCCGGCGCGCTGCTGGTGCTGCTCGGGCTCGATCGCGTGGTGGCTGCAGGCGAGGGCGCTTCGCAATTCGAAGGCAAGCTGACCGGAGCGTGGCGGCGGCCGTTGCAATTGAATGCCAAGCTCAGCGGCGGCGGGCTGGACGCCGATGCGCAGGGCAGCGTCGAATTGTCGGAGTCGAAAGCCAGCGTGAATCTGCGCGTGCGCAAGGCCAATCTGGCGCCGCTGTTCGGGACCAGCCCGGCCGACAAATCGATGCAGGCCGTGAGCCTGTCCTCCCGCCTCACGCTCTCCGGCAACCGCCTGACCTTCGACGATCTCGACGGCAACGCGGCCGGCTCGCATTTGCGCGGTCATCTTGCGGTGACGCTCGATCAGGAAAGGAGCGTCGACGGCGAAGTCGGCCTCGATACGCTCGATCTGGCGCCCGCGCTCGCGATGGCGATCGGCGCCGCCGGGCACGAGTCCGGCGAGCCGCTGAGTGCGGGGTTGTTGGGCGGCTGGCGCGGCCGCATCGCTTTCCAGGCGCTGCGCGGGATGTTGCCCGGTGGCATCGAGCTGCGCCCGTTCGGCGGCACGCTTCGAAGCGACGGCCAGTCGCTCGCACTCGATGCGCTGAAGGGCGGCCTCAGTGGCGGCGAGATGTCGGCGAGCTTCGACGCACGCAACGGCGCGAATGGTCTTGCGCTGAACGCGCGCATCGATCTCAGCAATGTCGATGCGGCGACGCTGCGCTATCGCGATCTCGCGCTGCCGAAGGGGCGCGCCACGGTGCAGATGGCGCTGACCAGCCAGGGCCGCAGCGTCGCGGCGCTCACCGGCGCGCTCGCCGGCAACGGCACGGTGACGCTGGACTCCGCGGAAATCGGCGGCCTCAATCCGCGCGCCTTCGAGATCGCCATCCGCGCCAGCGACGGTGGCCAGGTCGCCGACGACAACCGCCTGCGGCAGCTCGTCGAGCCCGCGCTTGCCGCCGCGCCGATCGCGGTGGCCTCGGCGCAGATCCCGTTCACGATCCGCGACGGACGCTTACGCGTCGGCGCGACCCCGCTCGAAGCGAAGAATGCCCGCGCCATCGTCTCCGGCGGCTACGACATTCCCGCCGATCAGGCCGACATCCGCGCCAGCCTGACGCCGATCATGACCGGGCTCTCCGGCGCGCCGCCCGAAATCCAGCTGTTCGCGGCGGGCCCGCCCGACAGGCTCAATCGCACGATCGACCTTGCGCCGCTGTCGTCGTGGCTTGCGGTGCGCACGATCGACCGCGAGACGCGCCGGCTCGACGCCATCGAGCGCGGCGAGCCGCCGCCGGCGACCGCCGCGCTGCCGACGCTGGTCTCGCCCGATCCCGCGCCGGAGCAGGCGCCGGTCAATGTGCCGCTGCCGGGCCAGGATCCGCGCCGCGCACCGTCAAAGCCGAAAGCCGCGCCGCTGCCAAAGGCCCCGCAGGCCGCGCCCGCCGCGCCAAGCCCGCCGCTCGCCCAACAGCTTGCGCCGCTGCCGCCGGCCATCGACGTGAAGCCTGCACCGGGTCCGCCGCCCGCCAAGCCCAAGCCGAAGCCGCCGCTGGTCCTGACGCCGCAGAATCCGTAA
- a CDS encoding zinc-dependent alcohol dehydrogenase family protein: MLATLMYGPGDIRCEEVDDPKILKPTDAIIKLSATCICGSDLWPYRGLQPIDGRAQHMGHEYCGVVVEVGSEVKTVRPGQFVVGSFCISDNTCPHCRFGFHSSCVQREFMSGAQAPYARVPLADGTLVATAEHPSPDLIADLLATSDVLGTGWYAADAANVCKGSTAIVVGDGAVGLMGVLAAKEMGAERIIAMSRHKTRQQLAVEFGATDIVAERGEAGIARIKDLTDGVGADSVLECVGTQESMAQAIACSRPGGSIGYVGVPHGVTFDGQAMFFAQRRMLGGPAPVRRFLPDLIGRVLAGKIKPGKVFDLKLPLSDVAEGYRAMDERRAIKTLITL, encoded by the coding sequence ATGCTGGCAACACTCATGTATGGTCCCGGCGACATCCGCTGCGAAGAGGTCGACGATCCCAAGATCCTCAAGCCCACCGACGCCATCATCAAGCTGTCGGCAACCTGCATCTGCGGGTCCGACCTCTGGCCCTATCGCGGCCTGCAGCCGATCGACGGTCGTGCGCAGCACATGGGCCACGAATATTGCGGCGTGGTCGTGGAGGTCGGCAGCGAGGTGAAGACGGTGCGACCCGGGCAGTTCGTCGTCGGCTCGTTCTGCATCTCCGACAACACCTGCCCGCATTGCCGCTTCGGCTTCCATTCCTCCTGCGTCCAGCGCGAATTCATGTCGGGCGCGCAAGCCCCCTACGCGCGCGTTCCGCTGGCCGACGGCACCCTGGTCGCAACCGCTGAGCATCCGTCACCCGATCTCATTGCCGACCTGCTCGCGACCTCCGACGTGCTTGGCACCGGCTGGTATGCCGCCGATGCCGCCAACGTTTGCAAGGGATCGACCGCAATCGTAGTCGGCGACGGCGCCGTCGGCCTGATGGGCGTGCTGGCGGCCAAGGAGATGGGCGCCGAGCGGATCATCGCCATGAGCCGACACAAGACGCGGCAGCAGCTCGCGGTCGAATTCGGCGCCACCGACATCGTGGCCGAGCGCGGCGAGGCGGGCATTGCCCGCATCAAGGACCTCACCGATGGCGTCGGCGCCGATTCCGTTCTGGAGTGCGTCGGCACGCAGGAATCGATGGCGCAGGCGATCGCCTGCTCGCGGCCCGGCGGATCAATCGGCTATGTCGGCGTGCCGCACGGCGTGACCTTCGACGGCCAGGCGATGTTCTTCGCGCAGCGGCGCATGCTGGGCGGACCGGCCCCCGTCCGGCGCTTCCTGCCTGACCTGATCGGCCGCGTCCTCGCCGGCAAGATCAAGCCGGGAAAGGTGTTCGACCTCAAGCTGCCGCTGTCCGATGTCGCCGAGGGATACCGCGCCATGGACGAACGGCGCGCGATCAAGACGTTGATCACCCTCTAA